ACAGGCCCCTCTCTATCGCGATTGTTTCATATTAGGCCCTTGGCCTTAAAACTAGTAAACTTATTATCCCCAATTACCAGGTGATCTAAGACTTCAATACCGATAATATTGCCCGCTTCAATTAAACGCCTGGTTACTTCTATATCCTGCCGGCTGGGTGTTGGATCACCGCTGGGATGATTATGCACCAATATCACCCCGGCCGCGCTGCGCCGAATAGCCGCTTTAAAAAGCTCACGCGGGTGGATGGCTGAGGAATTCAATGTCCCGACGGAAATCGTTTCCCGAGCCAGCACCTGGTTCTTAGTGTTAAGCAATAATGCACAAAAGTGCTCTCTGTCCAAATGGCGCATTTCTTCCATCACCAGTGCGGCAGCGTTTTCAGGCGATTTTATACAAGGTCTGTCCCAGGTGGTTGCCATGGCCACCCGCCGGCCCAGCTCCAGCGCGGCCCTGATCTGAGCCACTTTGGCCGGACCCACACCTTTAAAAGCGCTTAGTTCCTCGGCTGAGGCATCTAACAGCTGTTTAATACCGCCAAAATGCCCCAGCAGCGCCGCAGCCAGTTCCACCGCGCTGGCGGCGGCATGGCCGGTACGCAGCATGATAGCCATTAACTCAATGTCGGACAATGCCTCCGGCCCTTCTTGCGACAACCTCTCCCTGGGCCGTGAGGCCAGGGGCATGTCCTTTATTGAAACACGGTAAACCGGAGATCCCAATAAAACCTACCTCCAGTATTCGGATACATCAACGCCTAATTCCTTCAACATCCGAGCCAGCTTAAATAATGGTAATCCCACCACGTTGGAATAACAGCCCCGGACGCCGGCAACAAAAACCGCAGCCAGTCCTTGCACACCATATGCTCCCGCTTTATCAAAAGGTTCTTTGGTAGCAACGTACCGCGCTATTTCACCGCGCGATACTTCACGCATCTGTACCTCGGTGCGCTCGAAGTCCGACAAGAGGCGGCCGCCAGGCAATTCCATCACCGTAATACCGGTGAACACCTCGTGCACGACCCCCTGCAAACGCTCCAATACGGCATGCGCCGCCGTTTCATCGGCCGGTTTTCCCAGTACCTTGCCATCCAGCACCACCACCGTGTCGGCAGCAATAATTATTCCCTCCGCCAGTTTATGGGCCGCAGCGTCAGCTTTGCGCCGGGACAGCGCCACCACCTGTTCGATAGGTGTAAGGCCCGGCGGCAGGCTTTCATCAACTTCCATATTTATTACGGTGTGGGACAAACCAATTTGTTCGAGTAATTCCCGCCGTCTCGGCGATGACGAAGCAAGATAAATGGTGGGCAATCCAAATCCTCCCGAAAAGCAAATACAATATAATTATTCGGACTACTACTATATTTTGACTGCAATTTATCACCTGCCATGCCAGATGAATAAGCAGCGTCAGTACTATATTTTTCGATAGGCAATATATCCCAATACCAGCCCCAGGACGGTAACCAGGCCGATATTTAAAGTAAATCCCAGTGTTATTTGCATAAAATGCAAATCCAACGTGGTTGGCTGCAAACCCACTTTACTGGTATTTGCCAAAATTGGCAATACCTTGGCAAGGCTGCTGGAAATAGCGCTGCCGACCAGTCCACCGGCCAGCAACAACAAAAATAATATCCAGAAATTATTGCCCCCTCGATAAGTTCTCGCCATCATATCACCTCAAATACACACTCTCAAATACAATGTTACTTCTTCAATACCATTCTATCATACATATAACAATTATATATAATGATCAATTTAAATTTTTAGCAACCATTATCTTGAACTTTTACCAGCGCTCGACCAGTTAAGATAACCGGATCTATTCAGCGCCAATCCAGATGATGCCAATTAAAAATCATGTGTCCATGGTGCTTTTTTCCATTAAAATTCTACCGTGAAATACATAATTCGTCAATGATTTTTAAGCAAACCAAGCGCTATTTCCCTGGCCTCGGCCACCATGTATAAAGAACCGGTTACCAGCACCAAATCATTTTTTTGGGCCCGCTTGATACCGGTAAGCACCGCATCGGCAATGCTCTCCACCGTGTCTACCTCAGATACATACCGGCGCGCCTCATCGGCCATCTGCATCCAATCACCGGCCCGAGGACTGTTGGGCTTAGTAATTATTACATACCTGGCTCGCGGAGCCAGCTTGGCCACTACACGGGCCCGTTCCTTATCGCCCAGCATACCCAGCACCATAATTATCTCCCGGTCCGGAAAATATTCATCAAGTGCCAGGCGCAAGCTGCCGGCGCCGTCATAATTATGCGCACCGTCAATAAGCACCGGCGGTTTAT
This genomic interval from Desulfoscipio sp. XC116 contains the following:
- a CDS encoding DUF4321 domain-containing protein, whose amino-acid sequence is MARTYRGGNNFWILFLLLLAGGLVGSAISSSLAKVLPILANTSKVGLQPTTLDLHFMQITLGFTLNIGLVTVLGLVLGYIAYRKI
- a CDS encoding Maf family protein; the encoded protein is MPTIYLASSSPRRRELLEQIGLSHTVINMEVDESLPPGLTPIEQVVALSRRKADAAAHKLAEGIIIAADTVVVLDGKVLGKPADETAAHAVLERLQGVVHEVFTGITVMELPGGRLLSDFERTEVQMREVSRGEIARYVATKEPFDKAGAYGVQGLAAVFVAGVRGCYSNVVGLPLFKLARMLKELGVDVSEYWR
- the radC gene encoding DNA repair protein RadC, coding for MGSPVYRVSIKDMPLASRPRERLSQEGPEALSDIELMAIMLRTGHAAASAVELAAALLGHFGGIKQLLDASAEELSAFKGVGPAKVAQIRAALELGRRVAMATTWDRPCIKSPENAAALVMEEMRHLDREHFCALLLNTKNQVLARETISVGTLNSSAIHPRELFKAAIRRSAAGVILVHNHPSGDPTPSRQDIEVTRRLIEAGNIIGIEVLDHLVIGDNKFTSFKAKGLI